AATTGAGGGTGTTTTGCTAAGCATAGAGCTCCATTGTTGTCACAGTATACTGAGACCCTTTCTTGCTTTATGCCGAATTCTGATACAAGTCCCAATAGCCACTTACTCTCCTTTACTGCAGATGTAAGTGACATATATTCTGCCTCCGTGGTGCTCAAAGCCACCACACTTTGTAAGCTAGATTTCCAGCAAATGGCAGTCCCAAAcaaagtgaacacatacccgGTTTGTGACTTTCTTGTATCCACATTCGCTGCATAATCCGAGTCACAATACCCAATCAATGGATCTTCTTTGGATTCATTCTCTCCAGTAAACAGCAGGGCCAACTTGTCTGCTCCACCAAGGTATCTAAGAGACCACTTCAAGGCAGCCCAATGCTGTCTGCCAAAGTCAAGCATGTATCTGCTTGTCATGCTTATAGCATGAGCTATATCGGGTCTGGTGCAGATCATGAGGTACATCAAGCTCCCAACAATACTGGAATAAGGGATCAGTTCCATCTCCTTCCTTTCTTCCTCATTGCTTGCTTTCTGATCTGTACTGAGCTTAATATTGACTGGCATAGGAGTTGCTGTGCTTTTCATGTTCTCTAGCCTAAACTTCTTCAAAGCTTTATGGATGTAGTCTGTCTGAAATAGCCAAAGCCTTTTGCTGGTCCTATCTCTTAGAATATCCATTCCCAAGATCCTCCTTGCATTGCccagatctttcatctcaaagtCCATGCTAAGCTgatcttttatttttctgatCTCAGCCATGCTTTCTCCAGCCAGTAGCATATCATCTACGTACAGCAACAAATAGATAGGACTCTTGGTAGCTTGCCTCCTCACAAAGACACAGCTATCATATTGGGATCTTGAGAAACCAAGTTTAGACAAACATTCTCCAAACTTCAAATACTATTGTCTACTTGATTGTTTGAGTCCATAGATGCTTCTCTTGAGCATACACACCTTATGTTCTGCTCCAGGGACTTCAAACCCTTGTGGTTGAGACATATATATGGTTTCTTCAAGCTCTCCATTCAAGAATGCAGTCTTGACATCCATCTGCTCCAATTCCCATCCCTTTGCTGCAGCCACTGCCAACAGCACTCTTATTGAGTTGTGCTTGACTACTGGAGAGTAAATCTCATTGAAATCAATCCCTTCAACTTGATTAAAGCCTTTAGCAACCAGCCTCGCCTTGAATCTAATTTTGGAGGGATCTGCAGACTCCATCTTTTTCTTAAAAACCCATTTACAACCAATAATTTTTCTGAATTCTGCCCTctccaccaaaatccaagtcttGTTGCTCATCAAAGATTCAACTTCCTCTCTCATAGCCTGGAcccattgattttttttaagtccATTAATGGCCTCTGCATAGGAACTAGGCTCTGAAGCTTCCAACTCCTCAGCAATGTGCAAAGCATAATATAGCATCTCATAGTCATTGAACTTAGCAGGTGGCTTCACTGTTCTTCTTGGCCTATCTCTGCCCTATTTGGTAATCTCTAGTAAAATCTTCCTGAGATCCCCCATCATTCAAACCATCTTCATCTCTGTCCTGAGATACTCCACCTGCTCCATCACTATCAATACTGAAATCCTGAGAAGAAGCACTATTTGTCTCAGTCATAGAAGGCTCCAGGCCAACAGAGCTTTCTTTCTGTGTATCAGCAACGACTTTGGTGAGATAAGGCATATCACTCTCTAAGAATTTGACATCACGGCTAATCACAACTTTTTGCCTCCCAGCCTCAGTACACCACAACCTGTACCCTTTCATACCCTTTTCATAGCCAAGCATCACACATTGTAAGGCTCTTGCTTCAAGTTTCCCTTGTTTAATATGTGCAAAAGCCTTACATCCAAAAGGCTTCAAAATCAAGTAATTAGGTACTGAACCATACCACTTTTCATCAGGAATAGCACCTCCAATGGCAGAAGATGGACACTTGTTGATTAGAGAAGCTGCTGTGGTGACAGCTTCTGCCCAGAATCTTTTGTGAACTCCAGATGAAGATAAGAGACATCTAACCCTCTCAAGTAAGGTCCGATTCATCCTCTccgcaaccccattttgttgagggttTGCAGGGACTGTCTTGTGTCTTCTTATCCCATTCTCTGCACAGAAGGAATCAAACTCCTTGGACACATATTCTAGCCCGTTGTCAGTTCTCAGCACCTTAGGCAACATTCCCTTTTCATTCTTCATGAGCttgcaccaattcttgaatgtgaTGAAGGCTTGAGACTTTTCTTTCAAtataaaaacccaaaccttccTAGAGAAATCATATATGATAGACATATAATATCTACCTCCACCTAGGCTAGTAATTGGTGAAGGTCCCCAAAGATCAGAGTGAATATAATCAAGAGGAGCTATAGAAGAATGATTACCAGTTGGGAAAGAGATTTTCTTTGCCTTTCCCAGAATGCAGTCCTGACACTGTTCTGATTTCTCCATCCCTGTGACTGATATTAGCTTCCTGTGGATTAAGGCCTTTAATGTCCCTTGAGCCGGATGACCAAGCTTTAGGTGCCACGATCTCAAATCAGATCCAGTAGTGACATGAGACTCACCAACAATCACACTAGCTTGAAGATAATATAGGCTGCCTCCCCTCTCAGCCACCATTTTAATCTCTTGGCCCTTGCATACTCTCATCACTCCATTCTCTGAGACAAAAGAATACCCTCTCCTTTCCAGTGTCCCCAAAGATATAAGATTTCTCTTTACTTCAGGAATATACCTGACTTCAGATAGTATTCTCACTGTTCTATCTTTTAGCTTGAGTTTGACACTTCCAACTCCTTTGATTGTGCAGGCTTTATCATTTCCCAATAGGACTGATCCATTGGCTTCCTTCAGATCTTGGAACCAATCTCTGTGTGGACAAATATGAAAAGAACAGCCGGAGTTCATTATCCAAGAACCCCTCTCAATTTTGTCCACGACATTCATAACCTCAGCTGCATCCTCTGCTTCATCACTGATCTGATTTGAGTGTGCCTTCCTCTCTTCAGCCTGCTTCTTTTTCCATCCGAAGCAATCCTTTTTGAGGTgaccaggtttcttgcaccagaAACATGATCTAGACTCCTTGTCTGCAGAGATCTGAGCCTTATTCTCCCCAAACTTCTGTTTCTTGAACTTGTTCTTGGTGAATTTCTTGATGTTGAGGGATTCTGCAGCGTTGGGAGATGGTTTGGTATTTCCCTTTTGCAACTCCTTCGCCATTAGCGCTGCATGAACTTCACTATACGTAATCACCTTGTCTCTCCCATACAAGATGGCGTCCCTCAACTGATCGTATGAGTCTGGTAGAGCATTCAACACCAAGATCGCTTTATCTTCATCAGCAATCTTAACATCAACGGCTTCAAGATCATCAACCGACTTCACAAAGTCCTCCAATTGCTCAACAATTGATTTGTCATCTGTGAAGCTGTATGAATATAATCTCCTCTTCATGTAGAGTCTATTAGCCAAAGATTTGGCTAGATAGACATCATCTAATCGCTTCAAGATACCAGCCGCTGTCTTCTCACCTTGCACTTCCCGCAATACTTTGTCACCGAGACATAGGATGATGGCGctatgtgccttgagctgcatctcctcgaGCTTAGCCTGAGCCTTATCATCTGGCGCAGGCGTCTTCCCCTTCCCATCCGACTCCTCCTGAGCCAGAACCGAGGACAATCCTTGTTGCACCAAAACGGccctcatcttcatcttccacaagCCGTAGTCGTTGCGGCCTGTGAACTTCTCGACGTCGAGTCTGGCCGCCATCATCACACTTCTTGATCGGTCTTTGagccttcccacagacggcgccaattgtaaCTTAGATGATCAAGATTTCAGCTCAAACTTGAGCTTGGTTAACCGAAGACAGTAGAGGTAGTAGTAAGAGAGATTTTTGTAGGAATATTGAATGTAAACTTTTATTCAAGAATGATCAGTTTtttcacacacaaaatattcGACTACTACTGCTATTTATACAACCAAGATCAACTAGAAGAAACAAGAATTCCTTCTAAAAAACGGTTACAAAACTGCTTCTAAAGGGCAGCTCCAAACTCAACGGCTAGTAGCCGTTAGTTACAAACTAACTTTCAAACCTTCTTGATCTTGTATTGCTTGCTCCATCTGATTTGCCATGCATCCTCATTGATTTGAGAGCCTCACTTTCTAACAGGTACAAATAGAAGATAACTGAGGCATCATAATGAAGGCTTTCTCAACGATGGATGTAGGTCATAAAGTAAACCTCTAGCACCACAAAAATATGCTATATTAACATTAGCACGTAAAGAAAAAATATTCCTAAGACATGATAAGCTCTTAATATAGTTGGAACAATTACATGAGACCCTATAAGTAAAATAAGAGGATCATATTTTAAAACACTGACCATGGCTGACCATATGAGCGGATGCTGCTTTAATGTTGTATTGACGCTGAGTGCGGAAACCATACAAGTGTGATGTTTCCAAGCAACCCGACCCGCCCATGTAAGCTCATGTTCATGAAGAATTACCACAACAGGCTCAATATAACCTGAAAAATAGCTTTTAATCATTCAAAAAAGGAGTTGCTGGGAATTGGCTGAGGTTCATAATGAAATGAAGTTGCTGAGAAAAGATATACGAACAGATCACAAATTAGTTGCCTGAATCTTAGAGAAATATAATCAGGACCtaaaagcaaaaacaaaagaTTAAATAAAACCACTGATTAGACCAAGCAATGGCTACAAGTAAGACTTGTTTCACAGCAAATCAGAAGAGTCctcttattaaaaaattatgaagttGAATTGagaatttaatcatttattataaattgatTACCACTTAGTTGCTGGCGGTCAAGAGTGTCTCATTGAGTTGGAGTTGTCTATAACTGCACTCTCACTTAATTTAATCCACAACCACATTAAATTATAACTTATAAATTTTAACTGAAGAAGGTCAAAATCTGGTTACTACAACCTTAAAGCATAAAACAGATTTTTTCTTTATCACTAGCATCAAATTATCCAAATTAGAGAAGATTTTGAGGAAAATATACAGAAAAGATCTATGTCGTAGACTTCCCAAACTAGTTTTTTTTTGCCATgtagctcaacttaaacttgaGATAAAAGGAGCGGCAATGATGAGAAAGTCAATAGAACCAAACAAGTAATAGTCAGTCTCTGCCTTTTAGAAAACGACACTTGATAGAATTGAATAATGCAGTCATTTTAGAAATCAAAGCTATCAAACCAAGCATATATTGGGAAACCTATAACTTGGAAAGATAAAGATCAGATTAGCACCCAATTAAAAATACagaacagaaaaaaaaatcatcataaGCCCTTTTCAAAATCAGCAATTAAACATCGGCAGTTACAAGAAAGGAAATTTGTGTGAAAGTGCTGATTCTCAATCTGGTTCTGGTGCATGCTTTTTATTGACTATTATGAAGTATACAATCAAAACTTTCCATTGAAGTATGGGTAAGGAAATTACAATGATTAGGAAATCTATAGCGACAAAAAGCACACACAAATATTTGAGAATATACACTTAGCCATATTGGATTTTCTGAACCACCCTTTATTAAAAAGGGATgccaaaaaaaacaaatcagaaTACTTACCATGGATGAAGATGAAATCTTTAACATGCTTCATATCAAGATCTTGTAAGCCAACAATATACGATGATTCAATTCGAGATGCAGCAGCTGCCCTGAAAGTACTGTCCTCTGCAGGTGCAGTTAAACCAGTGCTAGCCTAACATCACGTTTcacaaacaattaaaaaaatgatataagCAGTTACTACTTAACTTGAAAGCAGCATGATCCAAAACATTCATCATCCCCAACATTCGAAATAGTTCATGATACAATATGGAGTAAATATCTAGTAGTAGCAATAGAAATATATATCGTGTTCCTAGTAATCAAAATATTCATATCAAAAGAACTGTAACAGAGTAAAGACAGATCAGTTACAAAACCTCAGCTGCTTTGAGGACTATCATTTGTAATCCATATGCAAGCACCGCAGCACACCTCCccaatggatcaaaaattctcTGCCTCTTCTCAAGTGAACCCAATCAGAACCCTCAAAACAATGCATGCAACTGAAAGAGAAGAAGTAAAAGTATCTATAAGTAAATTACCACCAAACAGCATTCTCATGATAGTTCGTGTTGAGGCATACTAGTAACAACAGACATTCATTCTATTTGCAACTTACAATCAGAAATTACTCTCCACAGCTTCAGGTTTGTTATGTAGGCAGTTTGAGTTCACAAGTTCATGTTGAAGAAATATAGcaacatatataaataaaaataaatcaaagacCTATTTTTCCTGTCACAAATAATGTAAAGAGCTACTTATATATGCATATGAGTGCCACCAATAGCACCATAGAACGCGTTGTGTTCCTTCAACGTGTGGGAATGGAATTTGCAATAATAAGATTACATCACACCTGGTTCGTAGCCCATATATTGATTCATCAAACTCCAAAACTGATATTTTTGCATCTCGAAAAGTCAATATAATAGAGTCTCTCCTCTTTCCAAGCTCCATTTGGTAACACCCCCAATCACTCCACATTACCATGCAACCTACAAGGCATTAAACAAAATCAAATTAGCATCTGAAATAACAAATAATACTGTTTTTCCATTGTAACAAATTACTTGAGGAAACTGACACTCATTCTTAAAAATTGTGGGTGCAACAAAAAAATCATTGCTAATATTAACAAAATTTACTCCAGTAGATAGCTACATATTAATCCAAATTCCAAAACTAGGTTAAAATACTGAGtatgataatgatgatgatgttatGTAAGCTCAATAAGTAATTGAACACAAAATAAGTAATCATGATGGTGCATTTGTTGCATTTGACGAATTTAGCTTCATATTAAGACTCTATCATGCAGAGTGGGAGAGCTAGTAACATTGTTGGAAACAAAAATTTCGCAATTTTACCTACGAACATTCAAACATTTCCaacaaatttcaactaattCCTCCAATCATTAATATTAACTAATTAAAAACAAAGTATAGCTATGCAAGCCATCAAACCAAGCTGAAAACTAAAATCAAGAGGACAATTTCTCAATACAACATGCCCTGCAATACAGTATTTTCCTGGAGCATCCTCCTAGCCAAAAATTGCGACAAAGCTTTTCAACATTGCACAGCTGAATTATTTACGACAAAGAAAAGGCATAATTCAAGTAAATACTAGATATAGGAAAAGAAGAAACCtgggttttttcttctttatttctAGAGTACATATATCATTCCTCGTTTGTActgcatttttttttgttccgaatttgggagagacgcatgaccctcatgcgtctctttttaatgagacgcatgacagtcatgcgtctttcatagagacgcatgagggtcatgcgtctcttgttttttttcgttttattttaacgacgcatgagcgtcatgcgtcttaggtatagacgcatgaggctcatgcgtcttttattttttttaaatttgactgacgacgcatgagcatcatgcgtcttagggagagacgcatgacgctcatgcgtctctacttCGAATTAAAACAGCAGCGAAGGCAGTAGCTCCTCATTCACGCACGCAGACAGCAAAGAGGCACGGAAACGGCGATTTTTCCTTGATTCGGCGAAGAAGACGATTTCCACTTGTTTTCCGGTAAGTTTCGTTCAATCCTTCTACTTACCTtccttatttgttgttaatttgcatAGATTATTTAGATTtcccctaatgtttgtaaattagggtttaaaaCGAATAGCTCcattttggttgatttttttgttgtttagttAAATGTCTACGATTTTAGTGGCTAAATTCATTCTATTGTATAATATTGGTATGTTTTTGATGAttggtgttgtgattttggttgtaaattagggtttataacaaATAAGCTAACACATTACACTTGCAAACCTATCACTTGTTGTTCTCTTGTTATATTATGTTATTTGTACATGCCAGGTtgagtttgtaattgttgttttgtgaatatgtaCTTAGATTAGATGGCGACTTCAAGTTCTACTGGACATTTATTGTATGGACCCGAAGACCCGTCCGTCttaaatatgcaaaaaaatc
This sequence is a window from Salvia splendens isolate huo1 chromosome 5, SspV2, whole genome shotgun sequence. Protein-coding genes within it:
- the LOC121805440 gene encoding cleavage and polyadenylation specificity factor subunit 1-like; this translates as MIVLKAAEASTGLTAPAEDSTFRAAAASRIESSYIVGLQDLDMKHVKDFIFIHGYIEPVVVILHEHELTWAGRVAWKHHTCMVSALSVNTTLKQHPLIWSAMRFTL